The window GGCGCAGGCGGCGACCCCGGGGTGGACGTGGGAGTTCCGCGTGCCGGGGTCCCCCCTCACCACCGGCGCGACCGGAGGCGCTGCGGGAGAAGACGTCTGGTCCGCGCTGCAACGGGCCGAGGTCGTCGTCGTGCACGGCGGCCACAACGCCGTCGCGGAGGTCGCCGCGGCCCGGCGCCCCGCCGTCGTGGTCGCGCAGGAACGGCCCTTCGACGAGCAGTTGCGCCGGGTGGACCTCCTGCGGGCCGAGGGACTCGTCGCGGTCGACGGCTGGCCGGCCGCGGACCGGTGGCCGGACCTGCTGCGCCAGGCCCGATCCGTGGGGCCGGGCCCCTGGCGGCGCTGGGCTCCCGGGGACGGGGCCGAACGCGCGGCCGCCTACCTCGACAGCGCGGCCGACCGTGCCGGGGTTCCCGCGTGAACGGCCGGCGGACCGCCGTCCTGACGATCGTCTCCGGGCGCCACGACCACCTGCGCGGGCAGCTCCTCGGCCTGGCCCGGTCCCGGCGGCCACCGGCCTGGCACGTCGTGGCGGCCATGGGCGATCCCGGGATCCGCGCGGTGCTCGACTCCGTTCCCGCGGCGGAGGGGACGCGGCGCGTCGTCCTCGACGTCCCCGTCGCCGCCGACGGTGAACTTCCCCTGGCCGCGGCCCGGAACGCCGCGGCGGGCACGGCGACGGCCCTCGGCGCCGACCTCCTCGTCCTGCTCGACGTCGACTGCGTCCCCGCACCAGGACTCGTCGGGGCCTACGAGGACGCCGCCCACCGTGTGGCCGACGTTCCCGGACCGCGGTTGCTCTGCGGCCCCGTGGCGTACCTGCCCCCGGAGGTCCGGGTCCACGACGCCACCGACCTCGACCGGCTCCCCGGGGCCGCAGAACCGCACGCCGCGCGACCGGCTCCGGCCCCGGGCGAGGTCGTGCGCGCCTCGGAGTCGCAGTGGTGGTTGTTCTGGTCGTTGTCGTTCGCCGTGACCGCCGCCGACTGGGCGTCGTTCGGGGGTTTCTGCGAGGAGTTCCGCGGCTACGGTGGCGAGGACACCGACGTCGCCGCCACCGTGCGGGAACTCGGGGGTGCGCTGTTCTGGGTCGGCGGCGCCGAGGCGTTCCACCAGCACCACCCGACGCGGAACCCGCCCGTGCAGCACGTCGCGGCGATCCTGCGCAACGGCGCGGTGTTCCACCGTCGGTGGGGGTGGTGGCCCATGACGGGCTGGCTCGAGCAGTTCCGCGCCGCGGGCCTCGTCGACTACGACGCCGCGACGCGGTCCTGGACGGCCGCGACCCCGCGGGGGGTTCCCGCACCCCTCGCGGCGGGACCGTCGACGGCCGTCCGCAGCACGGCCTCGTAGCGGCCGACCATGGTCGCCACCGACAGGTGGGCCAGCGCCGCCGTCCGCACGCCGGAACGGTCCAGCGCGAGCGCGGCCGGGATCGCGGCGGCCATCGCGGCGACGTCGTCGGCCGGCACGACGAACCCGGCGGGCACCCCCGCGGGCTCACCCACGTTGGGGCGCAGCACTTCGCTGATGCCTCCCCGGTCGAAGGCGACGACGGCGGTCCCGCTCATGGCCGCCTCCGCCGCGACGAGGCCGAACGGCTCGTCCCACACCGGGGTGACGAGCACCGCGTCGGCGCGGCCCACGGCGGCCGACAGGTCCGCTCCCCCGAGGTGCCCGTGCCACGTCACGTCCCGGCCGAGCCGCGGCGCGATCTGCGCGGCGAAGTACTCCTCGTCGAGCGCAGGGCCGACGAGGTGCAGGTGGTGACCGGCGCGGGCCGCGGCGTCCACCGCCAGGTGCGGCGCCTTCTCCGGCACCAGCCGGCCGAACCACAGGAGCCCGCCGCCGCCGGGGCCGAGGCGCCACCGGCCGGGGTCGACGCCGTTGTGCACGACGTCGGCCGACCCCACCCACGGTGCCCACTGCCGGGCCGTGAACCGGCTGACGGCCGTGAAGGCGTGCGAGGAACCCCCGGCCGCGAGCGCCGCGGTCAGCCACGGCGTCGGCGGCGTGTGCAGCGTGGTCACCGTCGGGACCGGCAACGTCGAGGACAGGGTCAGCGGCAGGTGGTGCAGGGAGTTGTTGTGCACGACGTCGACCTCGCCGGCGTACGTGGTGCGCAGCGCGTTCAGGACGGCGAGGTGGGCGTGGTGCTCGCGCAGGAACGCCTCGGCCGGCATCGACGGGTCCTGCCGCGACAGCTCGTCGGGTTCCCAGCCCCCGCCCGCCAGCACCTCCGGCTGCGCGCCGGTCGATCCCGCAGCCGCGAAGAGCAGCACGCGGTGCCCGCGGGCGCGCAGGGCTGCGACGAGACCGCCGACGAACGACTCCAGACCACCGACGTACGGTTCGGCGACGGGAAAGCGGCTCGGCCCCAGCACGGCGACCGTGAGCCGTCGCGCCGCGGTCGCGGTCGGCGGGGTCGGCAGTGGACGGGGCACCTGCAGATGCAAGCACGTCCTCGCCACCTCCGCGTGCGGTGGCTCACCCGGTGCACCCTCGCGGGGGCCCCTAGGGTGCGGGACGTGACCGGACGGCAGCAGCACTACGCCCACTTCCACGGCCTGCTCCCGCTGGTGCGGGACGACCGTCCCCTGGTCCTCGTGCACGGCAACTGCCAGGCGGAGTCGACGCGGGTGCTGCTCGAGGGGACCGGGCAGGTGCGGACGGTCCGCGTCCCGCCCGTCCACGAACTCACGGCCGAGGACCTGCCCCGCCTGCAGCGGGTCCTCGACGAGGTCGACGTCCTCGTGTCCCAGCCCGTGCGCGACGGCTACCGCGACCTGCCGCTGGGCACCGCCGAACTCCTCGCCCGCGCACCGCGGCGGCCGCGTCTCGTCGTCGTCCCGGTGCTCCGGTGGGCTGCGCTGCACCCGTTCCAGGTCATCGTGCGGTCTCCCGGCGCCGGGGAACCGCCGGTCGTGCCCTACCACGACCTGCGCACGCTGACGCTGGCCGCGGGCCGTCCGGAACTGCCCGAGGTGCCGTCCGCGCGCGCCGTCCGCGCGGTGCGCGACCTGTCGGCGCGGGAGCTGCACGCCCGCGGGGAACGGCACGGCGCGCTGCCCGTCGTCGACCTGTTCGAGGCCGCCGGCGACGGGGCGACGCAGACGGTCAACCACCCCGGCAACCCCGTCCTGCGCGGGCTGGCCGGGCGCGTCCTCGCCGCGCTCGGGCTGCCCGCGGAGGTCCCCGACCCCGGTCGGACGCTGCTCGACAGCATCCACACCCCGGTCCTGCCGCAGACGCTGGACGCGCTCGGGATCCCCGGAGCGGGGCGTCCCGACTGGCGCGTCCACGGCGTCGCGACGAGCGATGCCGACGTCCGCGCGGCCCACCTGCGCTGGTACGCCGAGCACCCGGGGGTGGCCGAGGCCGGGCTGGACCGGCACGCCGAGGCGGCCGAGGAGCTGGCCGCGTGAGGACCGCTCCCTCCCCGCTCGTCCAGCTCGTGGTCGGTCCCGCCGAGCACGGGGTGACGGCCGCGGCCCTCGCCCAGTGGGACGTCCTGCGGCACGACGCCGGCACGCTCCTCGTCCGCGCCCCCGCCCAGCCGGGGGTCGAAGGGCTCGCCACCGCGCTGCGCGGGGTGCCCGCCGGCACCGTCCACGTCCACGTCACCGACCGGCTCTTCGGCCGGTCCCCCGAGGAGGCGGCCGACGTGCTCGTCGACCTGGCCGGCGGTCGCGACGTCGTGGTGACGCTGCACGACCTCCCCCAGGCCAGCGACGGCGTCCGGAACCTGCCCCGCCGCAGCGAGGCCTACCGGCGCGTGGCGCAGGCGGCACGGCACGTCGTCGTGGCGAGCCGGCACGAGGAGCGCCTGCTGCGGGCGTGCGGCGCGGACGTGCCCTGCTCGGTCGTGCCCCTGCCCGTGCCGGACCTCACGCACGCCCCCGCGGCGGCGCCCTCGACGCCGCTGCGGACGGTCGCGGTCCTCGGGTACCTGTACCCCGGCAAGGGGCACGACCAGGTCCTGGCGGCCCTCGAGGCGCTGCCCGCCGGTGCCGGCCTCACCGCGGTCGGCCGCCCCTCGGACGGGCACGAGGACCTCGTCGAGGCGCTCGCCGGTCAGGCCCGGGCCGTGGGGCGGACGGTCGAGGTCACCGGGTTCGTCCCCGACGCCGACCTGCCGTCGGTCCTGCGCTCCCCGGTCCTGCCGGTCGCCCCGCACGAGCACCTGTCGGCCTCCGGGTCGATCAACGCGTGGACGGGCGCGGGGCGTCGTCCCCTGGTCCCCCGCAGCGACTACGTCACCGAACTCGAGGAACGCTCCCCCGGTGCGCTGCGGGTCTACGAACCCGGGGCGCTCGGCGAGGCGCTGGCGCAGGCGTGGGCCCGGCCCGAACTCACCTGGGCCCCGCCGGGGACGGTCCCCGGACCGACGGTCGCCGCCACCGTGGACCTGCTGCGTCCCGTCCTCGCCGGGGTGCCGGTGTGATCGCCCCGCTGGTGTCCGTTGTCGTCCCGCACTACGAGGCCCCGCACGACCTCGCACTCCTGCTGACCGCGCTGGAGCTCCAGACCCACCCCCTCGACCGGCTCGAGGTGCTCGTCGCCGACGACGGTTCCCGGGACGCCCCCGAGCCCGGGCCCCGTCCCTACGCCGTGCGCGTCCTGCGCCAGGCCGACGAGGGTTTCCGGGCGGCGGCGGCGAGGAACCTGGGGGCGGCCTCCGCCCGGGGCGAGGTCCTGTGCTTCCTCGACGCCGACACCGTGCCCGAACCCGGCTACGTCGCGGCGGTGGTCCGCGCCGTCACGGCCGGGGCGGACCTCGTGGTCGGCCGCCGCCGGCACGCCGACCTGTCCGCCACCGCACCGGACGCCCTCCGCCGCTGGTTCGGCGGCCAGGGGCCCGTCCCGCGGGAGTTCGACGAACCCACCTGGCTGCGGGAGGCGTACGAGCGGACGGCGGACCTCGCCGACGCCGGGGACGACGCCTACCGGTTCGTGATCTCCGCCGTCCTGTCCACCACGCGCCGCCTGTTCGAGGACGTC is drawn from Kineococcus endophyticus and contains these coding sequences:
- a CDS encoding glycosyltransferase, with protein sequence MPRPLPTPPTATAARRLTVAVLGPSRFPVAEPYVGGLESFVGGLVAALRARGHRVLLFAAAGSTGAQPEVLAGGGWEPDELSRQDPSMPAEAFLREHHAHLAVLNALRTTYAGEVDVVHNNSLHHLPLTLSSTLPVPTVTTLHTPPTPWLTAALAAGGSSHAFTAVSRFTARQWAPWVGSADVVHNGVDPGRWRLGPGGGGLLWFGRLVPEKAPHLAVDAAARAGHHLHLVGPALDEEYFAAQIAPRLGRDVTWHGHLGGADLSAAVGRADAVLVTPVWDEPFGLVAAEAAMSGTAVVAFDRGGISEVLRPNVGEPAGVPAGFVVPADDVAAMAAAIPAALALDRSGVRTAALAHLSVATMVGRYEAVLRTAVDGPAARGAGTPRGVAAVQDRVAAS
- a CDS encoding WcbI family polysaccharide biosynthesis putative acetyltransferase — encoded protein: MTGRQQHYAHFHGLLPLVRDDRPLVLVHGNCQAESTRVLLEGTGQVRTVRVPPVHELTAEDLPRLQRVLDEVDVLVSQPVRDGYRDLPLGTAELLARAPRRPRLVVVPVLRWAALHPFQVIVRSPGAGEPPVVPYHDLRTLTLAAGRPELPEVPSARAVRAVRDLSARELHARGERHGALPVVDLFEAAGDGATQTVNHPGNPVLRGLAGRVLAALGLPAEVPDPGRTLLDSIHTPVLPQTLDALGIPGAGRPDWRVHGVATSDADVRAAHLRWYAEHPGVAEAGLDRHAEAAEELAA
- a CDS encoding glycosyltransferase family 2 protein, with translation MNGRRTAVLTIVSGRHDHLRGQLLGLARSRRPPAWHVVAAMGDPGIRAVLDSVPAAEGTRRVVLDVPVAADGELPLAAARNAAAGTATALGADLLVLLDVDCVPAPGLVGAYEDAAHRVADVPGPRLLCGPVAYLPPEVRVHDATDLDRLPGAAEPHAARPAPAPGEVVRASESQWWLFWSLSFAVTAADWASFGGFCEEFRGYGGEDTDVAATVRELGGALFWVGGAEAFHQHHPTRNPPVQHVAAILRNGAVFHRRWGWWPMTGWLEQFRAAGLVDYDAATRSWTAATPRGVPAPLAAGPSTAVRSTAS